Genomic window (bacterium):
CTTTGTCCAATTTTAAGCAATTGACAAATTTTTTCAATCTCTTTTTCACGACCGACTAAGTCATCTCCCCTAACCGGAATACCCACAGGGAAAAGTCTTTTCATCCTACACTCCTTTCTTTAAAGAATAAATGTAAGCGTTCAGCCATCAGGTATCAGCAATCAGTTAACATCCAGGAAATCAGGATAGTAACAAATCCTACAATTTTGCGTAAATGGTGTCTATGTGTCTGGTAGTCTATGTAACCCAGACACTTAGACACCCAGATACCAGACTACCTGAACGGTTACGAATAAATAATATTAACCACATTTTGGGTTGCATCTGCCGTTTTAAGCGGCTGATAATTTTCAGCCATTATTTTGAGTTTATGACGATTTTCGATTAACTCAATAATAATCTTGCCTAAATTTTCAGATGATAGTTCTCTATCTTTTATCATTATTGCCGTTCCCTTTTCCACCAGAGGTCTGGCGTTATATTCCTGATGATTATCTGTGGCATAGGGATATGGGATTAAAATTGCTGGCAAATTACAAGCAATAATTTCCGCGATGGTTGTTGCTCCGGCTCGACAGATAACCAAATCTGCCACTTGATACGCTACGGGTAAATCATAAAAAAACTTTTCAACGACTATTTTTACTTTTGATTTTGTTTCCTTTATGACTTGATAATCTTCCTCCCCGGTTGCCCAAATTATTTGTATTTTATCATCTGGGAGAAGATTTAGTGTTTGTTTCATCACCTCATTAATTTTATGTGCCCCTTTGCTTCCGCCAAAGACAAGCAAGGTAAATTTATCTCCACTTATCTCAAATCTCTTTAGTGCCTCCTGTCTATTTATCTGTCCAATCTGTAATCTAACGGGATTGCCTGTTAGCACGGTTTTTTTCGTGGGTAGAAATCGATTAGAATCGGCAAAACTAATGGCTATTTTATCGACAAATTTAGCCAGCAAGCGAGTGGCTTTACCAGGAATAAAATTTTGCTCATGAATAACGGTTTTAATCTTAAATAAGACTGCTCCTAAGACTACAGGAACTGAGGCA
Coding sequences:
- the murG gene encoding undecaprenyldiphospho-muramoylpentapeptide beta-N-acetylglucosaminyltransferase, whose amino-acid sequence is MRIIITGGGTLGHIYPALAIAERLKEKTEILFIGTTKGIESDILQKQGFKFKGLDVEGWTGKNKIKFFIKLIKTFFVGIRYLIEFKPDIVLGMGGYASVPVVLGAVLFKIKTVIHEQNFIPGKATRLLAKFVDKIAISFADSNRFLPTKKTVLTGNPVRLQIGQINRQEALKRFEISGDKFTLLVFGGSKGAHKINEVMKQTLNLLPDDKIQIIWATGEEDYQVIKETKSKVKIVVEKFFYDLPVAYQVADLVICRAGATTIAEIIACNLPAILIPYPYATDNHQEYNARPLVEKGTAIMIKDRELSSENLGKIIIELIENRHKLKIMAENYQPLKTADATQNVVNIIYS